One window from the genome of Rhodococcus sp. ABRD24 encodes:
- the rpmE gene encoding 50S ribosomal protein L31, giving the protein MKAGIHPEYVATTVVCGCGNTFETHSTATNGRINVEVCSQCHPFYTGKQKILDTGGRVARFEARYGKRAGKKAADDQ; this is encoded by the coding sequence ATGAAGGCAGGAATTCACCCCGAATACGTTGCGACCACCGTCGTGTGCGGTTGCGGCAACACGTTCGAGACCCACAGCACCGCGACCAACGGACGTATCAACGTCGAGGTTTGCTCGCAGTGCCACCCGTTCTACACCGGCAAGCAGAAGATCCTCGACACCGGCGGCCGCGTGGCTCGCTTCGAGGCTCGCTACGGAAAGCGCGCCGGCAAGAAGGCCGCTGACGACCAGTAG
- the prfA gene encoding peptide chain release factor 1, with translation MAGTTQPSAIDDILAEHAGLEQQLSDPALHNDPAAARKAGKRFAELAPVMATYTKLKAAQEDLEAARELAADDSGFAAEVPALEAAVSELDKTLTDLLAPRDPHDGDDVVLELKSGEGGEESALFASDLARMYVRHAERAGWRVEILDATVSDLGGYKDATISIKSKGDVRDGVWSRLKFEGGVHRVQRVPVTESQGRVHTSAAGVLVYPEPEEVEEVQIDETDLRIDVYRSSGKGGQGVNTTDSAVRITHLPTGIVVTCQNERSQLQNKARAMQVLAARLQAAAEEAADAEASAGRQSQIRTVDRSERIRTYNFPENRITDHRIGFKAHNLDAVLDGDMEALLDALGKADREARLAAE, from the coding sequence ATGGCAGGGACGACGCAGCCGTCGGCGATCGACGACATTCTCGCTGAGCATGCCGGTCTGGAACAGCAGTTGTCCGATCCGGCGCTGCACAACGATCCGGCCGCAGCTCGCAAGGCGGGCAAGCGGTTCGCCGAGCTCGCGCCTGTCATGGCGACCTACACGAAGCTCAAGGCCGCGCAGGAAGATCTCGAGGCGGCCCGCGAGCTTGCGGCCGACGACTCGGGTTTCGCCGCCGAGGTACCCGCGCTCGAGGCCGCCGTTTCCGAGCTCGACAAGACGCTCACGGACCTGCTGGCCCCGCGGGACCCCCATGACGGCGACGATGTCGTGCTCGAACTCAAGTCCGGCGAGGGCGGCGAGGAGTCTGCACTGTTCGCGTCCGACCTGGCCCGCATGTACGTTCGGCACGCTGAGCGCGCCGGGTGGCGCGTCGAGATCCTCGATGCCACCGTCTCTGACCTCGGCGGCTACAAGGACGCAACGATCTCGATCAAGTCGAAGGGTGATGTCCGGGACGGCGTCTGGTCCCGCCTGAAGTTCGAGGGCGGCGTGCACCGCGTGCAGCGCGTCCCCGTCACCGAATCGCAGGGCCGCGTGCACACATCCGCTGCGGGTGTCCTGGTCTACCCCGAGCCCGAGGAGGTGGAGGAGGTGCAGATCGATGAGACCGATCTACGCATCGACGTCTACCGGTCCTCCGGAAAAGGCGGCCAGGGCGTCAACACGACGGACTCCGCGGTGCGCATCACGCACTTGCCCACCGGCATCGTTGTGACCTGCCAGAACGAGCGCTCACAGCTGCAGAACAAGGCCCGAGCCATGCAGGTGCTCGCGGCGCGTCTGCAGGCGGCGGCGGAGGAGGCCGCGGACGCCGAAGCGTCGGCCGGCAGGCAGAGTCAGATCCGCACCGTCGACCGCTCCGAGCGGATCCGCACCTACAACTTCCCGGAGAATCGGATCACCGATCACCGGATCGGCTTCAAGGCCCACAACCTCGATGCTGTGTTGGACGGCGACATGGAGGCGCTGCTCGACGCGCTGGGTAAGGCGGACCGAGAGGCGCGACTCGCGGCGGAGTAG
- the prmC gene encoding peptide chain release factor N(5)-glutamine methyltransferase, which translates to MSRQPLRLAIIEAAAELERAGVPSARVDAELLAAHLLGVERTRLGLVPLVDPPVIEEYRKLVARRAERVPLQYITGSTAMGNISLEVGPGVFVPRPETELLLAWALAYLESYGGRAPVVMDLCTGSGALALAIAHARPDAVVHAVELEPNALAWARRNADRRAAAGDTPVNLVQGDVTDRGLLTELEGSVDLIVSNPPYIPEGAVLDPEVAEHDPHTALFGGADGLSVIKPMVNNIARWLRIGGGVAVEHDDTNGTETAQLFRSRRVFSGVAEHPDLAGRPRFVVARRVATEAEASR; encoded by the coding sequence GTGAGTCGACAACCCCTGCGTCTGGCGATAATCGAAGCAGCTGCCGAACTGGAACGGGCGGGAGTGCCGTCCGCGCGGGTCGACGCCGAACTGCTGGCAGCCCACCTGCTGGGCGTGGAGCGCACCCGGCTGGGTCTGGTGCCGCTGGTCGATCCCCCCGTCATCGAGGAGTATCGGAAGCTGGTCGCTCGGCGGGCCGAGCGGGTGCCGCTGCAATACATCACGGGATCGACTGCGATGGGCAATATTTCGCTCGAGGTCGGTCCGGGGGTGTTCGTTCCGCGGCCCGAGACCGAGCTGTTGTTGGCGTGGGCCCTGGCGTATCTGGAGTCGTATGGGGGCCGGGCGCCTGTGGTGATGGATCTGTGCACGGGTTCAGGTGCCCTGGCGCTTGCGATTGCGCACGCCCGACCCGACGCCGTGGTTCATGCGGTGGAGCTCGAACCCAATGCACTGGCGTGGGCGCGGCGCAACGCCGATCGACGGGCCGCCGCGGGCGACACTCCGGTGAACCTCGTCCAAGGCGACGTGACAGATCGGGGACTCCTCACCGAGCTCGAGGGCAGCGTCGATCTGATCGTGTCGAACCCGCCCTACATCCCAGAGGGCGCGGTTCTCGATCCAGAAGTGGCGGAACATGATCCGCATACCGCGTTGTTCGGCGGTGCCGACGGACTCTCGGTGATCAAGCCGATGGTGAACAATATCGCGCGGTGGCTGCGCATCGGCGGTGGCGTTGCTGTCGAACATGACGACACCAACGGAACCGAGACTGCACAACTGTTCCGGTCGCGCCGGGTGTTCAGCGGCGTCGCGGAGCATCCGGATCTCGCGGGCCGGCCTCGATTCGTCGTTGCGCGCCGGGTGGCGACCGAGGCCGAGGCATCACGGTGA